Proteins encoded by one window of Anticarsia gemmatalis isolate Benzon Research Colony breed Stoneville strain chromosome 15, ilAntGemm2 primary, whole genome shotgun sequence:
- the LOC142978998 gene encoding tropomyosin-1, isoforms 9A/A/B isoform X23 yields the protein MTTNMQQGTILDVLKRKMRQTKEEMEKYKDECEEYHKRLQVEIMRREEAESEVAALNRRIQLLEEDLERSEERLATATAKLSEASQAADESERIRKALENRTNMEDDRVAILEAQLSQAKLIAEESDKKYEEVARKLVLMEQDLERAEERAEQSDCKIVELEEELRVVGNNLKSLEVSEEKANQREEEYKNQIKTLTTRLKEAEARAEFAERSVQKLQKEVDRLEDELVAEKEKYKDIGDDLDTAFVELILKE from the exons ATGACGACAAACATGCAGCAAGGCACGATCCTGGACgtgttgaaaagaaaaatgcGTCAAACGAAAGAGGAAATGGAGAAATATAAGGACGAGTGCGAGGAGTATCACAAACGATTACAAGTGGAAATAATGCGGAGAGAAGAA GCCGAATCCGAGGTGGCTGCCCTGAACCGACGCATCCAACTGCTGGAGGAGGACCTCGAGAGGTCCGAGGAGCgtctcgcgaccgccaccgccaAGCTGTCTGAGGCCAGCCAGGCTGCCGATGAGTCCGAACG AATACGCAAGGCGCTGGAGAACCGAACCAATATGGAGGACGACCGGGTCGCCATCTTGGAGGCACAGTTGTCGCAGGCCAAGCTCATCGCCGAAGAGTCCGACAAGAAATACGAAGAG GTGGCGCGCAAGCTCGTCTTGATGGAGCAGGACCTCGAGCGGGCCGAGGAGCGCGCCGAGCAGAGCGACTG CAAAATCGTCGAGCTTGAGGAGGAACTCCGTGTCGTTGGTAACAACCTGAAGTCCCTGGAAGTCTCCGAGGAGAAG GCCAACCAACGCGAAGAGGAGTACAAAAACCAAATCAAAACCCTCACCACCCGCCTAAAGGAG GCTGAGGCGCGTGCCGAATTCGCTGAGCGCTCCGTGCAGAAACTCCAGAAGGAGGTCGACAGGCTTGAAG ACGAACTTGTCGCCGAGAAGGAGAAGTACAAGGACATCGGAGACGACCTCGACACCGCCTTCGTCGAGCTCATCCTCAAGGAATAA
- the LOC142978998 gene encoding uncharacterized protein LOC142978998 isoform X7, with translation MKTKDGSHLCDYSATAFPPRMTVSQHGRRRCAAGRTAPSVVMSASAPHAHGRTPVRRRGHQHHPRLRGDRVPAPSAPANTSPSKLVALDSQTDDVVPCVNSVSESQEVTRTNSDDALSNRNTIEDYANIDDEIEFDSRIKDVESLDESDDEFSFREERSAGDGAEFTAVASDISDDDPETAELAKLRCTSECTEVLAERENRRRRRCADYPGLAFGSSIFSSDTMMKFSIIKNELQNIKNTALKRAESEVAALNRRIQLLEEDLERSEERLATATAKLSEASQAADESERIRKALENRTNMEDDRVAILEAQLSQAKLIAEESDKKYEEVARKLVLMEQDLERAEERAEQSDCKIVELEEELRVVGNNLKSLEVSEEKAMASREHVEDKIHSLSQKLSQAEARAEFAERSVQKLQKEVDRLEDELVAEKEKYKDIGDDLDTAFVELILKE, from the exons ATGAAAACAAAAGACGGCAGCCATTTGTGCGACTACAGCGCCACGGCGTTTCCACCGAGAATGACAGTCAGTCAACATGGCCGACGCCGCTGCGCGGCCGGACGGACCGCGCCGAGCGTAGTAATGTCCGCGTCCGCGCCCCACGCCCACGGGCGCACCCCCGTGCGGCGCAGGGGGCATCAACACCACCCGCGGCTGAGGGGCGACCGCGTTCCCGCCCCCAGTGCGCCCGCAAACACAAGTCCGTCCAAACTAGTGGCCTTAGACAGTCAAACAGACGATGTTGTGCCTTGTGTCAATAGTGTTAGTGAATCTCAAGAAGTGACAAGGACGAATAGTGACGATGCACTTTCGAATCGAAACACAATCGAGGACTATGCGAATATTGATGATGAAATAGAATTCGATAGTAGAATAAAAGATGTGGAATCGCTAGATGAATCCGACGATGAATTTTCTTTCCGCGAAGAGCGGTCGGCGGGAGATGGCGCCGAATTCACGGCCGTCGCTTCAGATATATCAGATGATGATCCTGAGACGGCGGAGCTCGCGAAACTCAGGTGTACTAGCGAGTGTACTGAAGTTCTGGCCGAAAGAGAGAACAGGCGGAGGAGGAGATGTGCAGACTATCCGGGTCTGGCCTTCGGCAGTTCCATATTCTCCTCAGATACTATGATGAAATTTTCCATCATAAAGAATGAATTGCAGAATATCAAGAACACTGCATTAAAAAGG GCCGAATCCGAGGTGGCTGCCCTGAACCGACGCATCCAACTGCTGGAGGAGGACCTCGAGAGGTCCGAGGAGCgtctcgcgaccgccaccgccaAGCTGTCTGAGGCCAGCCAGGCTGCCGATGAGTCCGAACG AATACGCAAGGCGCTGGAGAACCGAACCAATATGGAGGACGACCGGGTCGCCATCTTGGAGGCACAGTTGTCGCAGGCCAAGCTCATCGCCGAAGAGTCCGACAAGAAATACGAAGAG GTGGCGCGCAAGCTCGTCTTGATGGAGCAGGACCTCGAGCGGGCCGAGGAGCGCGCCGAGCAGAGCGACTG CAAAATCGTCGAGCTTGAGGAGGAACTCCGTGTCGTTGGTAACAACCTGAAGTCCCTGGAAGTCTCCGAGGAGAAG GCAATGGCGTCTCGCGAGCACGTCGAGGATAAGATCCACAGCCTCTCGCAGAAACTATCGCAA GCTGAGGCGCGTGCCGAATTCGCTGAGCGCTCCGTGCAGAAACTCCAGAAGGAGGTCGACAGGCTTGAAG ACGAACTTGTCGCCGAGAAGGAGAAGTACAAGGACATCGGAGACGACCTCGACACCGCCTTCGTCGAGCTCATCCTCAAGGAATAA
- the LOC142978998 gene encoding uncharacterized protein LOC142978998 isoform X6: protein MKTKDGSHLCDYSATAFPPRMTVSQHGRRRCAAGRTAPSVVMSASAPHAHGRTPVRRRGHQHHPRLRGDRVPAPSAPANTSPSKLVALDSQTDDVVPCVNSVSESQEVTRTNSDDALSNRNTIEDYANIDDEIEFDSRIKDVESLDESDDEFSFREERSAGDGAEFTAVASDISDDDPETAELAKLRCTSECTEVLAERENRRRRRCADYPGLAFGSSIFSSDTMMKFSIIKNELQNIKNTALKRAESEVAALNRRIQLLEEDLERSEERLATATAKLSEASQAADESERIRKALENRTNMEDDRVAILEAQLSQAKLIAEESDKKYEEVARKLVLMEQDLERAEERAEQSDCKIVELEEELRVVGNNLKSLEVSEEKATQREETYEGQVKLLDAQLKEAEARAEFAERSVQKLQKEVDRLEDELVAEKEKYKDIGDDLDTAFVELILKE, encoded by the exons ATGAAAACAAAAGACGGCAGCCATTTGTGCGACTACAGCGCCACGGCGTTTCCACCGAGAATGACAGTCAGTCAACATGGCCGACGCCGCTGCGCGGCCGGACGGACCGCGCCGAGCGTAGTAATGTCCGCGTCCGCGCCCCACGCCCACGGGCGCACCCCCGTGCGGCGCAGGGGGCATCAACACCACCCGCGGCTGAGGGGCGACCGCGTTCCCGCCCCCAGTGCGCCCGCAAACACAAGTCCGTCCAAACTAGTGGCCTTAGACAGTCAAACAGACGATGTTGTGCCTTGTGTCAATAGTGTTAGTGAATCTCAAGAAGTGACAAGGACGAATAGTGACGATGCACTTTCGAATCGAAACACAATCGAGGACTATGCGAATATTGATGATGAAATAGAATTCGATAGTAGAATAAAAGATGTGGAATCGCTAGATGAATCCGACGATGAATTTTCTTTCCGCGAAGAGCGGTCGGCGGGAGATGGCGCCGAATTCACGGCCGTCGCTTCAGATATATCAGATGATGATCCTGAGACGGCGGAGCTCGCGAAACTCAGGTGTACTAGCGAGTGTACTGAAGTTCTGGCCGAAAGAGAGAACAGGCGGAGGAGGAGATGTGCAGACTATCCGGGTCTGGCCTTCGGCAGTTCCATATTCTCCTCAGATACTATGATGAAATTTTCCATCATAAAGAATGAATTGCAGAATATCAAGAACACTGCATTAAAAAGG GCCGAATCCGAGGTGGCTGCCCTGAACCGACGCATCCAACTGCTGGAGGAGGACCTCGAGAGGTCCGAGGAGCgtctcgcgaccgccaccgccaAGCTGTCTGAGGCCAGCCAGGCTGCCGATGAGTCCGAACG AATACGCAAGGCGCTGGAGAACCGAACCAATATGGAGGACGACCGGGTCGCCATCTTGGAGGCACAGTTGTCGCAGGCCAAGCTCATCGCCGAAGAGTCCGACAAGAAATACGAAGAG GTGGCGCGCAAGCTCGTCTTGATGGAGCAGGACCTCGAGCGGGCCGAGGAGCGCGCCGAGCAGAGCGACTG CAAAATCGTCGAGCTTGAGGAGGAACTCCGTGTCGTTGGTAACAACCTGAAGTCCCTGGAAGTCTCCGAGGAGAAG GCTACGCAGAGGGAAGAGACTTACGAAGGTCAAGTAAAACTCCTGGACGCTCAACTGAAAGAG GCTGAGGCGCGTGCCGAATTCGCTGAGCGCTCCGTGCAGAAACTCCAGAAGGAGGTCGACAGGCTTGAAG ACGAACTTGTCGCCGAGAAGGAGAAGTACAAGGACATCGGAGACGACCTCGACACCGCCTTCGTCGAGCTCATCCTCAAGGAATAA
- the LOC142978998 gene encoding tropomyosin-1, isoforms 9A/A/B isoform X22 → MTTNMQQGTILDVLKRKMRQTKEEMEKYKDECEEYHKRLQVEIMRREEAESEVAALNRRIQLLEEDLERSEERLATATAKLSEASQAADESERIRKALENRTNMEDDRVAILEAQLSQAKLIAEESDKKYEEVARKLAMVEADLERAEERAESGESKIVELEEELRVVGNNLKSLEVSEEKANQREEEYKNQIKTLTTRLKEAEARAEFAERSVQKLQKEVDRLEDELVAEKEKYKDIGDDLDTAFVELILKE, encoded by the exons ATGACGACAAACATGCAGCAAGGCACGATCCTGGACgtgttgaaaagaaaaatgcGTCAAACGAAAGAGGAAATGGAGAAATATAAGGACGAGTGCGAGGAGTATCACAAACGATTACAAGTGGAAATAATGCGGAGAGAAGAA GCCGAATCCGAGGTGGCTGCCCTGAACCGACGCATCCAACTGCTGGAGGAGGACCTCGAGAGGTCCGAGGAGCgtctcgcgaccgccaccgccaAGCTGTCTGAGGCCAGCCAGGCTGCCGATGAGTCCGAACG AATACGCAAGGCGCTGGAGAACCGAACCAATATGGAGGACGACCGGGTCGCCATCTTGGAGGCACAGTTGTCGCAGGCCAAGCTCATCGCCGAAGAGTCCGACAAGAAATACGAAGAG GTTGCTCGTAAGCTGGCCATGGTTGAGGCTGACTTGGAGCGCGCGGAGGAGCGTGCCGAATCCGGTGAATC CAAAATCGTCGAGCTTGAGGAGGAACTCCGTGTCGTTGGTAACAACCTGAAGTCCCTGGAAGTCTCCGAGGAGAAG GCCAACCAACGCGAAGAGGAGTACAAAAACCAAATCAAAACCCTCACCACCCGCCTAAAGGAG GCTGAGGCGCGTGCCGAATTCGCTGAGCGCTCCGTGCAGAAACTCCAGAAGGAGGTCGACAGGCTTGAAG ACGAACTTGTCGCCGAGAAGGAGAAGTACAAGGACATCGGAGACGACCTCGACACCGCCTTCGTCGAGCTCATCCTCAAGGAATAA
- the LOC142978998 gene encoding tropomyosin-1, isoforms 9A/A/B isoform X21 — MTTNMQQGTILDVLKRKMRQTKEEMEKYKDECEEYHKRLQVEIMRREEAESEVAALNRRIQLLEEDLERSEERLATATAKLSEASQAADESERARKVLENRSLADEERMDALENQLKEARFLAEEADKKYDEVARKLAMVEADLERAEERAESGESKIVELEEELRVVGNNLKSLEVSEEKANQREEEYKNQIKTLTTRLKEAEARAEFAERSVQKLQKEVDRLEDELVAEKEKYKDIGDDLDTAFVELILKE, encoded by the exons ATGACGACAAACATGCAGCAAGGCACGATCCTGGACgtgttgaaaagaaaaatgcGTCAAACGAAAGAGGAAATGGAGAAATATAAGGACGAGTGCGAGGAGTATCACAAACGATTACAAGTGGAAATAATGCGGAGAGAAGAA GCCGAATCCGAGGTGGCTGCCCTGAACCGACGCATCCAACTGCTGGAGGAGGACCTCGAGAGGTCCGAGGAGCgtctcgcgaccgccaccgccaAGCTGTCTGAGGCCAGCCAGGCTGCCGATGAGTCCGAACG TGCCCGTAAGGTACTCGAGAACAGGTCGTTGGCCGATGAAGAGCGCATGGACGCCCTGGAGAACCAGCTGAAGGAAGCCAGGTTCCTCGCCGAGGAGGCTGACAAGAAATACGATGAG GTTGCTCGTAAGCTGGCCATGGTTGAGGCTGACTTGGAGCGCGCGGAGGAGCGTGCCGAATCCGGTGAATC CAAAATCGTCGAGCTTGAGGAGGAACTCCGTGTCGTTGGTAACAACCTGAAGTCCCTGGAAGTCTCCGAGGAGAAG GCCAACCAACGCGAAGAGGAGTACAAAAACCAAATCAAAACCCTCACCACCCGCCTAAAGGAG GCTGAGGCGCGTGCCGAATTCGCTGAGCGCTCCGTGCAGAAACTCCAGAAGGAGGTCGACAGGCTTGAAG ACGAACTTGTCGCCGAGAAGGAGAAGTACAAGGACATCGGAGACGACCTCGACACCGCCTTCGTCGAGCTCATCCTCAAGGAATAA
- the LOC142978998 gene encoding uncharacterized protein LOC142978998 isoform X2: MKTKDGSHLCDYSATAFPPRMTVSQHGRRRCAAGRTAPSVVMSASAPHAHGRTPVRRRGHQHHPRLRGDRVPAPSAPANTSPSKLVALDSQTDDVVPCVNSVSESQEVTRTNSDDALSNRNTIEDYANIDDEIEFDSRIKDVESLDESDDEFSFREERSAGDGAEFTAVASDISDDDPETAELAKLRCTSECTEVLAERENRRRRRCADYPGLAFGSSIFSSDTMMKFSIIKNELQNIKNTALKRAESEVAALNRRIQLLEEDLERSEERLATATAKLSEASQAADESERIRKALENRTNMEDDRVAILEAQLSQAKLIAEESDKKYEEVARKLAMVEADLERAEERAESGESKIVELEEELRVVGNNLKSLEVSEEKANQREEEYKNQIKTLTTRLKEAEARAEFAERSVQKLQKEVDRLEDELVAEKEKYKDIGDDLDTAFVELILKE; encoded by the exons ATGAAAACAAAAGACGGCAGCCATTTGTGCGACTACAGCGCCACGGCGTTTCCACCGAGAATGACAGTCAGTCAACATGGCCGACGCCGCTGCGCGGCCGGACGGACCGCGCCGAGCGTAGTAATGTCCGCGTCCGCGCCCCACGCCCACGGGCGCACCCCCGTGCGGCGCAGGGGGCATCAACACCACCCGCGGCTGAGGGGCGACCGCGTTCCCGCCCCCAGTGCGCCCGCAAACACAAGTCCGTCCAAACTAGTGGCCTTAGACAGTCAAACAGACGATGTTGTGCCTTGTGTCAATAGTGTTAGTGAATCTCAAGAAGTGACAAGGACGAATAGTGACGATGCACTTTCGAATCGAAACACAATCGAGGACTATGCGAATATTGATGATGAAATAGAATTCGATAGTAGAATAAAAGATGTGGAATCGCTAGATGAATCCGACGATGAATTTTCTTTCCGCGAAGAGCGGTCGGCGGGAGATGGCGCCGAATTCACGGCCGTCGCTTCAGATATATCAGATGATGATCCTGAGACGGCGGAGCTCGCGAAACTCAGGTGTACTAGCGAGTGTACTGAAGTTCTGGCCGAAAGAGAGAACAGGCGGAGGAGGAGATGTGCAGACTATCCGGGTCTGGCCTTCGGCAGTTCCATATTCTCCTCAGATACTATGATGAAATTTTCCATCATAAAGAATGAATTGCAGAATATCAAGAACACTGCATTAAAAAGG GCCGAATCCGAGGTGGCTGCCCTGAACCGACGCATCCAACTGCTGGAGGAGGACCTCGAGAGGTCCGAGGAGCgtctcgcgaccgccaccgccaAGCTGTCTGAGGCCAGCCAGGCTGCCGATGAGTCCGAACG AATACGCAAGGCGCTGGAGAACCGAACCAATATGGAGGACGACCGGGTCGCCATCTTGGAGGCACAGTTGTCGCAGGCCAAGCTCATCGCCGAAGAGTCCGACAAGAAATACGAAGAG GTTGCTCGTAAGCTGGCCATGGTTGAGGCTGACTTGGAGCGCGCGGAGGAGCGTGCCGAATCCGGTGAATC CAAAATCGTCGAGCTTGAGGAGGAACTCCGTGTCGTTGGTAACAACCTGAAGTCCCTGGAAGTCTCCGAGGAGAAG GCCAACCAACGCGAAGAGGAGTACAAAAACCAAATCAAAACCCTCACCACCCGCCTAAAGGAG GCTGAGGCGCGTGCCGAATTCGCTGAGCGCTCCGTGCAGAAACTCCAGAAGGAGGTCGACAGGCTTGAAG ACGAACTTGTCGCCGAGAAGGAGAAGTACAAGGACATCGGAGACGACCTCGACACCGCCTTCGTCGAGCTCATCCTCAAGGAATAA
- the LOC142978998 gene encoding uncharacterized protein LOC142978998 isoform X3 — protein sequence MKTKDGSHLCDYSATAFPPRMTVSQHGRRRCAAGRTAPSVVMSASAPHAHGRTPVRRRGHQHHPRLRGDRVPAPSAPANTSPSKLVALDSQTDDVVPCVNSVSESQEVTRTNSDDALSNRNTIEDYANIDDEIEFDSRIKDVESLDESDDEFSFREERSAGDGAEFTAVASDISDDDPETAELAKLRCTSECTEVLAERENRRRRRCADYPGLAFGSSIFSSDTMMKFSIIKNELQNIKNTALKRAESEVAALNRRIQLLEEDLERSEERLATATAKLSEASQAADESERARKVLENRSLADEERMDALENQLKEARFLAEEADKKYDEVARKLAMVEADLERAEERAESGESKIVELEEELRVVGNNLKSLEVSEEKAMASREHVEDKIHSLSQKLSQAEARAEFAERSVQKLQKEVDRLEDELVAEKEKYKDIGDDLDTAFVELILKE from the exons ATGAAAACAAAAGACGGCAGCCATTTGTGCGACTACAGCGCCACGGCGTTTCCACCGAGAATGACAGTCAGTCAACATGGCCGACGCCGCTGCGCGGCCGGACGGACCGCGCCGAGCGTAGTAATGTCCGCGTCCGCGCCCCACGCCCACGGGCGCACCCCCGTGCGGCGCAGGGGGCATCAACACCACCCGCGGCTGAGGGGCGACCGCGTTCCCGCCCCCAGTGCGCCCGCAAACACAAGTCCGTCCAAACTAGTGGCCTTAGACAGTCAAACAGACGATGTTGTGCCTTGTGTCAATAGTGTTAGTGAATCTCAAGAAGTGACAAGGACGAATAGTGACGATGCACTTTCGAATCGAAACACAATCGAGGACTATGCGAATATTGATGATGAAATAGAATTCGATAGTAGAATAAAAGATGTGGAATCGCTAGATGAATCCGACGATGAATTTTCTTTCCGCGAAGAGCGGTCGGCGGGAGATGGCGCCGAATTCACGGCCGTCGCTTCAGATATATCAGATGATGATCCTGAGACGGCGGAGCTCGCGAAACTCAGGTGTACTAGCGAGTGTACTGAAGTTCTGGCCGAAAGAGAGAACAGGCGGAGGAGGAGATGTGCAGACTATCCGGGTCTGGCCTTCGGCAGTTCCATATTCTCCTCAGATACTATGATGAAATTTTCCATCATAAAGAATGAATTGCAGAATATCAAGAACACTGCATTAAAAAGG GCCGAATCCGAGGTGGCTGCCCTGAACCGACGCATCCAACTGCTGGAGGAGGACCTCGAGAGGTCCGAGGAGCgtctcgcgaccgccaccgccaAGCTGTCTGAGGCCAGCCAGGCTGCCGATGAGTCCGAACG TGCCCGTAAGGTACTCGAGAACAGGTCGTTGGCCGATGAAGAGCGCATGGACGCCCTGGAGAACCAGCTGAAGGAAGCCAGGTTCCTCGCCGAGGAGGCTGACAAGAAATACGATGAG GTTGCTCGTAAGCTGGCCATGGTTGAGGCTGACTTGGAGCGCGCGGAGGAGCGTGCCGAATCCGGTGAATC CAAAATCGTCGAGCTTGAGGAGGAACTCCGTGTCGTTGGTAACAACCTGAAGTCCCTGGAAGTCTCCGAGGAGAAG GCAATGGCGTCTCGCGAGCACGTCGAGGATAAGATCCACAGCCTCTCGCAGAAACTATCGCAA GCTGAGGCGCGTGCCGAATTCGCTGAGCGCTCCGTGCAGAAACTCCAGAAGGAGGTCGACAGGCTTGAAG ACGAACTTGTCGCCGAGAAGGAGAAGTACAAGGACATCGGAGACGACCTCGACACCGCCTTCGTCGAGCTCATCCTCAAGGAATAA
- the LOC142978998 gene encoding uncharacterized protein LOC142978998 isoform X4 translates to MKTKDGSHLCDYSATAFPPRMTVSQHGRRRCAAGRTAPSVVMSASAPHAHGRTPVRRRGHQHHPRLRGDRVPAPSAPANTSPSKLVALDSQTDDVVPCVNSVSESQEVTRTNSDDALSNRNTIEDYANIDDEIEFDSRIKDVESLDESDDEFSFREERSAGDGAEFTAVASDISDDDPETAELAKLRCTSECTEVLAERENRRRRRCADYPGLAFGSSIFSSDTMMKFSIIKNELQNIKNTALKRAESEVAALNRRIQLLEEDLERSEERLATATAKLSEASQAADESERARKVLENRSLADEERMDALENQLKEARFLAEEADKKYDEVARKLAMVEADLERAEERAESGESKIVELEEELRVVGNNLKSLEVSEEKATQREETYEGQVKLLDAQLKEAEARAEFAERSVQKLQKEVDRLEDELVAEKEKYKDIGDDLDTAFVELILKE, encoded by the exons ATGAAAACAAAAGACGGCAGCCATTTGTGCGACTACAGCGCCACGGCGTTTCCACCGAGAATGACAGTCAGTCAACATGGCCGACGCCGCTGCGCGGCCGGACGGACCGCGCCGAGCGTAGTAATGTCCGCGTCCGCGCCCCACGCCCACGGGCGCACCCCCGTGCGGCGCAGGGGGCATCAACACCACCCGCGGCTGAGGGGCGACCGCGTTCCCGCCCCCAGTGCGCCCGCAAACACAAGTCCGTCCAAACTAGTGGCCTTAGACAGTCAAACAGACGATGTTGTGCCTTGTGTCAATAGTGTTAGTGAATCTCAAGAAGTGACAAGGACGAATAGTGACGATGCACTTTCGAATCGAAACACAATCGAGGACTATGCGAATATTGATGATGAAATAGAATTCGATAGTAGAATAAAAGATGTGGAATCGCTAGATGAATCCGACGATGAATTTTCTTTCCGCGAAGAGCGGTCGGCGGGAGATGGCGCCGAATTCACGGCCGTCGCTTCAGATATATCAGATGATGATCCTGAGACGGCGGAGCTCGCGAAACTCAGGTGTACTAGCGAGTGTACTGAAGTTCTGGCCGAAAGAGAGAACAGGCGGAGGAGGAGATGTGCAGACTATCCGGGTCTGGCCTTCGGCAGTTCCATATTCTCCTCAGATACTATGATGAAATTTTCCATCATAAAGAATGAATTGCAGAATATCAAGAACACTGCATTAAAAAGG GCCGAATCCGAGGTGGCTGCCCTGAACCGACGCATCCAACTGCTGGAGGAGGACCTCGAGAGGTCCGAGGAGCgtctcgcgaccgccaccgccaAGCTGTCTGAGGCCAGCCAGGCTGCCGATGAGTCCGAACG TGCCCGTAAGGTACTCGAGAACAGGTCGTTGGCCGATGAAGAGCGCATGGACGCCCTGGAGAACCAGCTGAAGGAAGCCAGGTTCCTCGCCGAGGAGGCTGACAAGAAATACGATGAG GTTGCTCGTAAGCTGGCCATGGTTGAGGCTGACTTGGAGCGCGCGGAGGAGCGTGCCGAATCCGGTGAATC CAAAATCGTCGAGCTTGAGGAGGAACTCCGTGTCGTTGGTAACAACCTGAAGTCCCTGGAAGTCTCCGAGGAGAAG GCTACGCAGAGGGAAGAGACTTACGAAGGTCAAGTAAAACTCCTGGACGCTCAACTGAAAGAG GCTGAGGCGCGTGCCGAATTCGCTGAGCGCTCCGTGCAGAAACTCCAGAAGGAGGTCGACAGGCTTGAAG ACGAACTTGTCGCCGAGAAGGAGAAGTACAAGGACATCGGAGACGACCTCGACACCGCCTTCGTCGAGCTCATCCTCAAGGAATAA
- the LOC142978998 gene encoding uncharacterized protein LOC142978998 isoform X5: MKTKDGSHLCDYSATAFPPRMTVSQHGRRRCAAGRTAPSVVMSASAPHAHGRTPVRRRGHQHHPRLRGDRVPAPSAPANTSPSKLVALDSQTDDVVPCVNSVSESQEVTRTNSDDALSNRNTIEDYANIDDEIEFDSRIKDVESLDESDDEFSFREERSAGDGAEFTAVASDISDDDPETAELAKLRCTSECTEVLAERENRRRRRCADYPGLAFGSSIFSSDTMMKFSIIKNELQNIKNTALKRAESEVAALNRRIQLLEEDLERSEERLATATAKLSEASQAADESERIRKALENRTNMEDDRVAILEAQLSQAKLIAEESDKKYEEVARKLVLMEQDLERAEERAEQSDCKIVELEEELRVVGNNLKSLEVSEEKANQREEEYKNQIKTLTTRLKEAEARAEFAERSVQKLQKEVDRLEDELVAEKEKYKDIGDDLDTAFVELILKE, from the exons ATGAAAACAAAAGACGGCAGCCATTTGTGCGACTACAGCGCCACGGCGTTTCCACCGAGAATGACAGTCAGTCAACATGGCCGACGCCGCTGCGCGGCCGGACGGACCGCGCCGAGCGTAGTAATGTCCGCGTCCGCGCCCCACGCCCACGGGCGCACCCCCGTGCGGCGCAGGGGGCATCAACACCACCCGCGGCTGAGGGGCGACCGCGTTCCCGCCCCCAGTGCGCCCGCAAACACAAGTCCGTCCAAACTAGTGGCCTTAGACAGTCAAACAGACGATGTTGTGCCTTGTGTCAATAGTGTTAGTGAATCTCAAGAAGTGACAAGGACGAATAGTGACGATGCACTTTCGAATCGAAACACAATCGAGGACTATGCGAATATTGATGATGAAATAGAATTCGATAGTAGAATAAAAGATGTGGAATCGCTAGATGAATCCGACGATGAATTTTCTTTCCGCGAAGAGCGGTCGGCGGGAGATGGCGCCGAATTCACGGCCGTCGCTTCAGATATATCAGATGATGATCCTGAGACGGCGGAGCTCGCGAAACTCAGGTGTACTAGCGAGTGTACTGAAGTTCTGGCCGAAAGAGAGAACAGGCGGAGGAGGAGATGTGCAGACTATCCGGGTCTGGCCTTCGGCAGTTCCATATTCTCCTCAGATACTATGATGAAATTTTCCATCATAAAGAATGAATTGCAGAATATCAAGAACACTGCATTAAAAAGG GCCGAATCCGAGGTGGCTGCCCTGAACCGACGCATCCAACTGCTGGAGGAGGACCTCGAGAGGTCCGAGGAGCgtctcgcgaccgccaccgccaAGCTGTCTGAGGCCAGCCAGGCTGCCGATGAGTCCGAACG AATACGCAAGGCGCTGGAGAACCGAACCAATATGGAGGACGACCGGGTCGCCATCTTGGAGGCACAGTTGTCGCAGGCCAAGCTCATCGCCGAAGAGTCCGACAAGAAATACGAAGAG GTGGCGCGCAAGCTCGTCTTGATGGAGCAGGACCTCGAGCGGGCCGAGGAGCGCGCCGAGCAGAGCGACTG CAAAATCGTCGAGCTTGAGGAGGAACTCCGTGTCGTTGGTAACAACCTGAAGTCCCTGGAAGTCTCCGAGGAGAAG GCCAACCAACGCGAAGAGGAGTACAAAAACCAAATCAAAACCCTCACCACCCGCCTAAAGGAG GCTGAGGCGCGTGCCGAATTCGCTGAGCGCTCCGTGCAGAAACTCCAGAAGGAGGTCGACAGGCTTGAAG ACGAACTTGTCGCCGAGAAGGAGAAGTACAAGGACATCGGAGACGACCTCGACACCGCCTTCGTCGAGCTCATCCTCAAGGAATAA